In Paenibacillus hexagrammi, the following are encoded in one genomic region:
- a CDS encoding Gfo/Idh/MocA family protein translates to MKSFNIGMVGYKFMGKAHSHAYRDLHMFFPQVAVPQMKLICGRDESGVSAAADQFGWDGYVTDWRELVTHPDIDIVDINAPSDAHKEIALAAAKAGKHLFCEKPLALTLADAREMLQAAEEAGVKHMVGFNYRFAPAVQLAKKLVAEGRLGRIHHFRAWFLQDWIVDPEFPLVWRLQKEIAGSGSHGDLGAHLIDLAHFLIGDMTEVIGMSETFVKERPMPSAMTGLSAKGSKDAPLGPVTVDDATLFMARFANGALGSFEATRFAPGHRCTNSFEINGSKGSVKFDFERMNELQVYFTDDAEDVQGFRRVLATDAAHAYMDAWWPAGHTIGYEHTFVHEVVELMKAMEEDRQPVPNFVDGVKCQEVLEAVDRSIEERRWVQISEM, encoded by the coding sequence ATGAAATCATTCAATATCGGGATGGTTGGTTATAAGTTTATGGGAAAAGCGCACAGTCACGCGTACCGTGACCTGCATATGTTCTTTCCTCAGGTAGCGGTTCCCCAGATGAAGCTCATTTGCGGACGCGATGAAAGCGGTGTCAGCGCAGCGGCCGACCAGTTCGGCTGGGACGGCTATGTCACGGACTGGCGCGAGCTGGTCACGCATCCGGATATCGACATCGTCGATATCAATGCACCCAGCGACGCGCACAAGGAAATTGCGCTTGCAGCGGCCAAGGCCGGCAAGCATCTGTTCTGCGAGAAGCCGCTGGCGCTGACCCTTGCGGATGCAAGGGAAATGCTGCAGGCGGCTGAGGAAGCCGGGGTGAAGCACATGGTCGGCTTCAACTACCGGTTTGCTCCAGCGGTGCAGCTGGCGAAGAAGCTGGTGGCCGAGGGTCGTCTCGGCCGCATTCATCACTTCCGCGCCTGGTTCCTGCAGGATTGGATCGTAGATCCAGAGTTCCCGCTGGTATGGCGCCTGCAGAAGGAAATTGCCGGCTCCGGCTCGCACGGCGATCTGGGCGCGCATCTAATCGATCTGGCGCACTTCCTGATCGGCGACATGACGGAGGTCATCGGCATGAGCGAGACGTTCGTCAAGGAACGTCCAATGCCTTCGGCGATGACCGGACTGAGCGCCAAGGGCAGCAAAGACGCGCCGCTTGGACCTGTAACCGTCGATGACGCGACGCTGTTCATGGCTCGTTTTGCAAACGGAGCCCTTGGCAGCTTTGAGGCAACCCGCTTTGCGCCGGGCCACCGCTGTACGAATTCTTTTGAGATTAACGGCAGCAAGGGCAGCGTGAAGTTTGATTTTGAACGGATGAATGAGCTTCAAGTGTATTTCACCGACGATGCCGAAGACGTGCAGGGCTTCCGCCGTGTGCTTGCGACAGATGCTGCTCATGCTTACATGGATGCATGGTGGCCTGCCGGTCATACGATTGGGTATGAGCATACTTTTGTCCATGAGGTTGTGGAGCTGATGAAGGCGATGGAAGAAGACAGACAGCCTGTTCCGAATTTTGTGGACGGCGTCAAATGCCAGGAAGTGCTAGAAGCGGTTGACCGTTCTATTGAAGAACGCCGTTGGGTCCAAATTAGTGAAATGTAG
- a CDS encoding LacI family DNA-binding transcriptional regulator, giving the protein MVTRREVAVLAGVSEATVSRVFNGLGPMKPETRDRVLQAAKELDYHPNAIAQSFARRRSGNLGVVLPYMPKVHLFSAYYFSEILSGIGEEVKEHGYDMLLTLLSPDEHIDYTHMHRSQKVDACVILGSQDTPEQRESLLQLHEQGFPFCLVNQHFEGMALHEVDADHVHGSLLAVRHLLEEGCRHVAFLNGSPLYSNSKDRHEGYRKAMQEAGLEISPSWLLEGNYSRKSGYEAADKLWELRHEVDAVFAANDRMAIGLIQGLRERGWIAGRDFAVVGCDDSDAAKLSDPPLTSISVPFYEMGRAAARSVLARVTGSEQEDGLVQLKLPTGLMVRQSSRRNS; this is encoded by the coding sequence ATGGTAACTAGACGAGAAGTCGCTGTATTAGCGGGAGTTTCAGAAGCGACGGTGTCCCGGGTATTTAACGGCTTGGGCCCCATGAAGCCCGAAACGAGAGATCGCGTATTGCAGGCGGCTAAGGAACTGGATTATCATCCGAACGCCATCGCCCAAAGCTTTGCCCGCAGAAGGAGCGGGAATTTAGGTGTTGTTCTTCCGTACATGCCTAAGGTCCATTTATTCTCTGCTTACTACTTCTCAGAGATTCTAAGCGGAATCGGCGAGGAAGTGAAGGAACATGGCTATGATATGCTGCTAACCCTGTTGTCGCCGGATGAGCACATCGACTATACACACATGCACAGATCGCAGAAGGTAGATGCATGTGTCATTCTTGGCTCGCAGGATACGCCGGAGCAGAGGGAGTCGCTTCTGCAGCTTCATGAGCAGGGCTTTCCGTTTTGTCTAGTCAATCAGCACTTCGAAGGGATGGCGCTCCACGAGGTGGATGCCGACCATGTGCATGGAAGCTTGCTGGCCGTGCGCCATTTGTTGGAGGAAGGTTGCCGGCATGTCGCTTTCCTCAATGGGTCCCCACTGTATTCCAACAGCAAGGATCGGCATGAGGGATACCGGAAGGCTATGCAAGAAGCAGGTCTTGAGATATCTCCTTCCTGGCTGCTGGAGGGCAACTACAGCAGGAAGAGCGGATATGAGGCCGCAGATAAGCTCTGGGAGCTTAGACACGAGGTGGATGCTGTCTTTGCCGCGAATGACCGCATGGCGATAGGGTTGATACAGGGCTTGCGCGAGCGGGGATGGATCGCCGGCCGGGATTTTGCTGTAGTTGGCTGTGACGATTCCGATGCGGCCAAGCTAAGTGACCCTCCGCTGACGAGCATCAGTGTGCCGTTCTACGAGATGGGCCGGGCTGCGGCGCGAAGTGTTCTTGCCAGAGTAACCGGCAGCGAGCAAGAAGATGGGCTTGTGCAGCTGAAGCTGCCCACAGGGCTCATGGTACGCCAATCATCCAGAAGAAACAGCTAA